TCAGTGTACCCCCTACTCAGGCAGTGCGGTATGCTAGAATTTACGGGAATGTTGAAATTTGCGAAATGATCAAAATATTAACATATAGCCATGAAAATCGAGCTAAAGAACAATAATTTATCCAGTATAGAATCAAGTAATAAATTCAATTGACTTTTAAGTGCATAAGAAGTAAATTTACTTCATAAAACTTCATTATCTTCCCattttagataaatttaaCATTTATGTATGTCTTTGAATAGAGTTAGTTCTCCTTCgctctgtccctgtccatcTTGTCGGCTGTGCTCTTTTTGTTTCTCGTGATTCCTATTCAGATCGTAAACAAAAACCGCAGAGGTGTCAAACGTCAAAGCTAAAGtcaataaaaatagtttaccCCTGGGTGAAcactatacatacatatgtatttatatatgtatctatatatctaaGACCATACATTCgcttgtgtgtgtatatgtgtttGACTATTTACGAGCTTGTTTGTTGTCCACTCTAAACCAGAACAAGGAAAAAAGAGCAGAGTGTGTCTAtaagatacacagatacatgcATCGTATTTCTAGCTTATTGCCAAATGTTTTGTCAGAGTTCTTAACAAATAAACGGAGTTCCCAACGAGCTTCAAACTGAGATCCAAATTGAAATTGGGTTGCGACATAGAaataccaaaagaaaagagcaaaaaagAGTTTCCCATGCGGGTCTTTAGCATAATTTCTGATCTGGGGGGACCGACCGTTGTAAGGGGGCCGCATTTGCATAGGTCTCCAGCTATGCCGATCTCTGCATGTTCTCTATTAGTAAATTTATTCCATCGTCTTATGAACATTTTAGCCAAAGAATCAAATCATTAGGGTACGGTTTCTAGGTGTGGTGTGGTAGCTACTTGTCTCGAGATCCTCAGAAGCTcagaaaaatcaaataaatgggAGATTTATGAGATAAGAGATATGGCTAGTTAGAGATAGGGATGTGAAACCAGAGAAATGTTTGGATATTTATTCATTCGATCAGGGTGCTTTTTTTCCAAATTTTATATTCAGATTGAACTGCTCTAATATAGAGAATTGAAGATAATACAGAACCCATTCTGTTAGAACTATTTAAGTACATACACCATACGAAATTCCTTCTAATTCATATGCTATTTCTTAGTTAAAGGTacccaaaatatataaaactcTAATATAGTACTCACTTTTCTAGGTATCCTATTACTATGTCTCGAGCGGATATTCGAAATCCAAAAAGTCTCCAACTGCGCGCGCGGTGCACCTTCCACTCACTCGAAACTCTGGGTCACTCCACTCCTTGTCGGAGCATCCGAGTGATTAGTCAGTTAATTTACCTGCCAGCCTCCACTTGGCTACTGGATCACTTGGCACAGTATGTACGAAATTGCCTGcttgcaattaattttaaaaaaaatcgcTTTACTTTCACCTACTGCTAGCTGAGTGGCGACCAGCAGAATCAACGTTTGCATTccatttttgcatatttacaCAGACGGATATTTAAATGCACATTTACAGAGAAACACCAACACACCACcaagatacatatgtagatgcatacacacacgctCCCAGAGAGCGTTTTCGATGGTAgttgtttgtatttatttttctggtattctattatattttgtCAGGTTTTCGGTTAACAGGAAAATTTACTCTATGGTTGTATGGGAAAGGCTGTATGTACCGAAAACAGCTTTTCGCGCATATTACACGCCTGCtcgcaaacacaaacacagatacaaacaGGCACAAAAGGCACAGATGCAGACGGTGATAGACAGTGGGCGGGGGGAGACATTGGCCGCGGGGCAGAGGAACTGGCAGCGCAGGAGAATCGTTCTGCACGACGAACAGTCAAAAACACAAATGAAACTTCTTTGGGGGAAAAGTATTTTTACAGACCAACCGATCTACCGACACCGACCGACCGAAGGCACGCGCAATAGACGACGACGAAGAGGCAACAATGGTTTGATGGTCTGTTGGTCTGTTGGCCtaactctggctctggctctggctctggctctgactctcaGACTCAACTGGTCTTGAGCTCTCCGTTTTGAGTgagtattttgttgttggtgtttgcTCGACGCGAAACCAGTTGatcttgtttttttctttcgtttgttGGTCGTTCAGAGTCGAAATTCTACGAGAGCTGCCTTCGTACGAGGCggaggctggggctgctgttgTTACATGACTGGGGCTCTAGCTCCTTCGCCCAGTTCGTGTcctaagtcttttgttttgtttgcgtTTTGGGTTTGCGCTCGCATCGCATTGCATCGCTAGCATCGCCTGAAAATGCCTGGGCACTACGAGTATTATCTATGAGCTATTTACGCTTAGCATTTTTCGCCTCCTGTCTGCTGTTTCGTTGGTTGTGTGCCTTCCTTTTGTCCAGCTTTGCTCTCGTTATGGCCAAACGGAGCTCGTGGGCTTGGCACACGCTCGAAACTGAATCGAAACTGCAGTGCTCGGGCCATAGGAATTTTCATTGCGTCGACAGGTTTGGTCGTCTTCTCTCTGGCTGCCTCTCGCCCCGTCTCTTGTCTCTTGACTCTCGTCTCTCGGTGTTGTGCCCCCCGATCCACGATAGAGAGCTGCAATTTGCACTGCAAAATGCTGGCTACTGTGTTCCGTTCCCCCAAAAACTTACGTATACTCGCAACCAGGCCAGCCAGGCGTAGGAGTTGCTAATGGTTCAATGAACCACCGGGCACAGGACTAACTAAGGAGACCAGGGACGAACATTCGTTCGGCATCCGTCACAGAAGTTGCTATTGAAATGACCTTGCCAGGCGAGTGTGCGTAAGTGTGCGTGCACTGGCAGGCTCTGAGAGATTTCTTACCCTCACAAACGTCACAATTTATTTTGGAATTTATGGCCAGAGTTGGGCCCTAAGTTTAGTTTAGTGTGCCATTGTTCTGGCCGTCGGTTCTCCTCACATCTCTCATGACAATAAAcacagctgcagccgcggccAAGACAACGCGTTGCAACGGCGGCACTTTTGTCTGCATGTgagtgccagtgtgtgtgtgtgtatatgtgtatatttgcGAGAGTGCGTATGTGCTTTCAGCCAAGATCGCCGCCAAATGGTAAACCAGTCGAGTCCTGTCCTGCCAATGCCCCAACGATCCGCGAGCCACTTGACCAGGCGAACCAGCCAACTGGTTAGGACTTGCTGCAAAGCATGCGCCAAGGAATTTTGCCAACGATTTTCGGAATGTCTACAATGCACCAAGTGTGCATGGAAAAACATCCACAAAAAACGTACTCGCTCAAGAATGAAACCAACAAACTCGGTAGACCAGACTGGTCCAGACAAAGGGGGGTGATGGccaaattttgacacaaactTGATCTGCTCGCGTTGCAGAGTTTTACTTTTTACTGCAGATCAATCATTGCAAATCATTGAGTTGCACATTTGATCAGAAACCAATAGATCTTTGTATACCCCAATAATAGATTCCTGCTTATAAGTTGCTGACAAAAATTACAGATAAATATAATCCCAACTATCCCAGCAATACACCCAGCGCTCGGGAAAACAACAGGAGATTTCCTTGACTAACTGTTTATTTTACTGTGGGCTATTTGAACGGTACTTGAGTCGATAATTTGATCTTACCAATGACTGGGGATGAACCTTTTATGATGCTATCTAAACGAATGGGACATGGAACAGGGGGAAGGACGTGACTACGACTGTGAAGTTTGTTGTGACAGGCTGGTTCGTCCCTTGCTGGGTTCTTTATTGTTTGGGGTCGCTGCATGGGGCATAAATCAACGGGAGTCGACACACTAAGCCGAGCAACAACTTCAGGTAGCAACTCTCAACAACCAAGAGGCGACATCAAATTCCAAACGGAGAGCTGAGTTGCGTCTCCCTCTAAACTCAATTAGTCCAGagtctttctttctttgtgtGTGACGGTTCTGCATTCCTTGCATGCCACACTGGCATTTGATTGATAATTTCGTTACGCCCCGAACATGGtccacagaaaaaaaaaacagaatacaacagaatataaaaaacagaaaaaaggaaaatgaaaaatattcattttgatAAGTGTGGTTTGCCGTTGCCAGAGATTTATGACGTGTGCATGCTCCCTCCTCGATTGTTATAAGAGATGACCCTATGAGACATGACTATTTGTCGTTGATTCGGTGAGACAGCAATCCCCAGCCGCTGCTCGAGCCTCAGCCCTATAACCAAGGCCCCATGACTAAATGCCTGCATCTGATCGGGAAGAGATTAGGCTCGGCAATAAGACGATTTCCGTGCCACACATTTCAGAACGTGTTTAACGTTTTTGGGATGGCATGAAACGGGAATATTAACGTCTAGGAATTCCATACACTCCCTTCATTACATTCTAAaagtatgtacgagtatgtcaGTAAGTAAGTACCTTAATCACTGTAAGAAACTCAATTTAATATGTGAGACTTGGTAGCTTAGTTaagatttaaatatatttgtatgtatttgttattgaaaaaaatgtttgataTTAAAATTCGTTATCGAGCTACATATGTGTAATCATAAGAGGGCAATTGGCATACGAGTGTATTATTTATTGGCTACTACATTGGAAATATATGCACTCATAATTATTATACTGCATAGAGGCAAAATCTTGGCATTTTGTTTCGATTTagatttgattgatttgttaaattgaatttaaaattcttcttcGAGTAATAAGTAATGAATAATTCAACCCTTTGGTCGGCTAACTACGAGCTACTTATAACTTGGGCAAGATCGAATACTAATGTAAATTTGTAGATAATTcctatttatttttgattaagTTTAAACTTTGTCTTCGTGTTGTACGAGTATACTCGTAgttgtgtatgtgtatatcgGATTTTGGGTAAATCTTGGGTATCACTGAACGAATGGATCAAGCAGCGCCTTCAGCTCGAATGGTTcgatgtgtatgtatgtgtgacATGTGACATCGGCAATGTGTGGATTGACTCGAGATTGACCCTCGTCTCGTCCCGTTTAGACTTCAAGTTTCAGTTTGCCGTATTTCTGAAACTTGCTAAAAAACTCGTCTCATTTCTTCACACCGATGTACGAACTGCTTTTGCCGGTCTTGCGCAGCTGTTCCAACAGTTCATCGGACGATAGATTCGACGTGACAGTAACCGTTCTCTCCTCCAAGTTAATGTTGACTTTTTCGACCTTATCTATAAGAATTGCGAACAAGACTTTAGTTGGTTGCCACAATAGAACCCACAGCAGAATTTACTGTCACTGTCTGATAAGGGGACATGGCATTAATTAGCCTAATACCTAAAACTAGGCCATTTCATTTCTGCCTTTTTTATACCTACCGCCCAATTTGCCCAGAACGCGCTCCACGGCACTGGCACACCCGCCGCAGGTCATTTCCACCTTGAATTCGTGTACCTGATAGAAGAAGTacggggggtggtggtggtgaaaATTGCAATACACACTGCGAAAATATCTGATGGATACGTACGGTCattctgctgctactgctgctgctgtgacgACTGTCTTCCGTCGTCCTGTTGTAGACTTGCGGTAAATTAAACAGCTTGGCGGATGGAATCGATCGCTGATTGACGTGGCAAACACCTATTTCTGCCCTTTATGTTAAGAAAAAATATCTGAATCTATCTTTTCTGAACCTACTAGGTGTATATTAGGGAtgttaaatatatattgacaaattatatcgatatatatttttttattgatataATATAATAGTATAGATATTTATATGGGATGTATTATAATAAATCATCCACGGAACTAGTATTCTATTCAACTATATTTTTCTGTTGTGTCACGCCGTTAGATTAGATATACCGAGTTTTGATTATAATTATCGATGCACACAAAAATATCGGTATTTTTGTGCGATAAGCGGAACTTATCGGCGTTTTATagtgttttatattttaaaatggcTATGGttcaaaaacattttcctGCAGGCTGGCAGAAATATTCTTCAAAATACCATGCAATACCCCAATATTTCTTCTACCGATATTCTATGGTCAAGTGGGCGGTTATTTTGAATACCCGAACGTCAAACGATTATGTGGATGAAATAGATTGTTCTTCAAACAATTTAAGGGTTAAATTTAGAGTTGGATAataccactaaccatacagtatatagatgtgc
The sequence above is a segment of the Drosophila pseudoobscura strain MV-25-SWS-2005 chromosome X, UCI_Dpse_MV25, whole genome shotgun sequence genome. Coding sequences within it:
- the Atox1 gene encoding copper transport protein ATOX1, yielding MTVHEFKVEMTCGGCASAVERVLGKLGDKVEKVNINLEERTVTVTSNLSSDELLEQLRKTGKSSSYIGVKK